In a single window of the Cupriavidus basilensis genome:
- a CDS encoding FliC/FljB family flagellin: MSMTINTNTLSLMTQNNLSSSQASLNTAIQRLSSGLRINSAKDDAAGQAIANRFTANINGLTQAQRNANDGISLAQTTEGALNEVNNNLQAIRTLSVQAATGSNSASDLQSIQDEITQRLAEIDRTSQQTDFNGVKVLSSTAAPLSVQVGAQDGQTISIALQEISSKTLGMTGFTVAKNSLSTSAAITTVAAATGSAPVSVNLASAATALSAVVGSTVSASSLTLNNVLDTAGNATSNYVVKYGNDNYAASVDAATGDVTLNKVNLTVGDAANGNTGNTVAGQLVKVGADTSGAAVAYVTQGGNNYALSAGTQAGAQANGGSTTTAVTDATAIQLSTSGTTTASAQFTGSGSTNPLATIDKALAMVDKLRSSLGAVQNRFDSAISNLGSAVTNLSASRSRIQDADYATEVSAMSRAQILQQAGTSVLAQANQSNQGVLSLLR, encoded by the coding sequence ATGTCGATGACCATCAATACCAATACGCTGTCCTTGATGACGCAAAACAACCTGAGCTCGTCGCAGGCATCGCTGAACACCGCGATCCAGCGCCTGTCCTCGGGCCTGCGTATCAATAGCGCCAAGGACGACGCCGCCGGCCAGGCGATCGCCAACCGCTTCACCGCCAACATCAACGGCCTGACGCAAGCACAGCGCAACGCCAACGACGGCATCTCGCTGGCGCAGACCACTGAAGGCGCGCTGAACGAAGTCAACAACAACCTGCAAGCTATCCGTACCCTGTCCGTCCAAGCCGCAACGGGCAGCAACTCGGCAAGCGACCTGCAATCGATCCAGGACGAAATCACGCAACGTCTGGCTGAAATCGACCGCACTTCGCAACAAACCGACTTCAACGGCGTCAAGGTCCTGTCGTCCACCGCTGCACCCCTGAGCGTACAAGTTGGCGCGCAAGACGGCCAGACCATCTCGATCGCCCTGCAGGAAATCAGCTCGAAGACCCTGGGCATGACCGGCTTCACGGTGGCCAAGAACTCGCTGAGCACCAGCGCCGCCATCACCACCGTTGCTGCCGCCACCGGCTCCGCACCGGTTTCCGTCAACCTGGCCTCGGCTGCCACCGCACTGTCCGCCGTCGTCGGCTCGACCGTCAGCGCCAGCTCGCTGACGCTGAACAACGTGCTGGACACCGCCGGCAACGCCACCAGCAACTACGTGGTCAAGTACGGCAACGACAACTACGCTGCCTCGGTCGACGCTGCCACCGGCGACGTCACCCTGAACAAGGTCAACCTGACGGTCGGCGATGCCGCTAACGGCAACACCGGCAACACCGTCGCTGGCCAGCTGGTCAAGGTCGGCGCTGACACCAGCGGCGCTGCTGTCGCCTACGTCACCCAAGGTGGCAACAACTACGCGCTGTCTGCAGGTACGCAAGCTGGCGCCCAGGCCAACGGCGGCTCCACGACCACGGCAGTCACCGATGCAACCGCGATCCAGCTGAGCACCAGCGGCACCACCACCGCCAGCGCCCAGTTCACCGGCTCCGGCAGCACCAACCCGCTGGCCACGATCGACAAGGCGCTGGCCATGGTCGACAAGCTGCGCAGCTCGCTGGGTGCAGTGCAGAACCGTTTCGACTCGGCTATCTCGAACCTGGGCTCGGCTGTGACGAACCTGTCGGCTTCGCGCTCGCGCATCCAGGACGCTGACTACGCGACCGAAGTGTCGGCCATGTCGCGTGCCCAGATCCTGCAACAAGCTGGTACCTCTGTGCTGGCCCAGGCCAACCAGTCGAACCAAGGCGTGCTGTCGCTGCTGCGTTAA
- a CDS encoding flagellar protein FlaG: protein MISSTEPLLPMTATQSASPLPSVNAAGTAATTAASGSDATGPKPANGSHAAASGELDSALKSINDALQATSLEVRVGIDKTTHRLVTSVVDKTTGETIRQFPSKEVLRMIRAIDKLQGLLIHQTA, encoded by the coding sequence ATGATCAGTTCGACCGAACCGCTACTGCCGATGACGGCCACCCAGTCCGCCAGCCCATTACCGTCCGTGAATGCGGCCGGAACAGCGGCAACCACCGCGGCCTCGGGTTCGGATGCAACAGGGCCAAAGCCGGCGAACGGGTCCCATGCAGCCGCCAGCGGCGAGCTGGACAGCGCGCTCAAAAGCATCAACGATGCCCTGCAGGCCACCTCGCTCGAGGTACGCGTCGGCATCGACAAAACCACGCACCGCTTGGTGACGAGCGTCGTGGACAAGACCACCGGCGAGACCATTCGCCAATTCCCCTCAAAAGAAGTCCTGCGCATGATCCGCGCCATCGATAAACTGCAGGGCTTGCTCATTCATCAAACCGCCTGA
- the fliD gene encoding flagellar filament capping protein FliD: protein MSSTSVSSSTSSPISSLGVGSGLDLSTLLTNLQTAEQAKLTPITDEQTAANSKLSAYGVLQSALASFQSASAALGTASLYNSTTTSSSNTSVLTTTSDNTAVAGSYAVNVSQLAQSQTLVSNGITDSTGQQLGSATIQIQFGTTTTSGTTTTFTPGSTAATSININGTNDTLSGIRDAINAANAGVTASIVNDGSSTPYHLVLTSNSTGAASSMSISVSSNGSGDPTTISNLLTYNPGGTTAMTQNIAAQDAKLTINGLAITSASNSVQGAAQGVTLNLATAGTSTVSVASNTSAMATGVQSFVTAYNTLQSTAAQLSAYDASTNTAGVLLGDSTLRVIENQLRNVINTPQTAVGTTGLTNLTQIGISFNADGSMALDSSKLNAALSSNRTGVAQLLSGTDGKSGFGNQLSAAATGFVSTTGALTSATNGVNATLKSLATEYTNTQTEINATIAQYQTEFQNLDTLMSQMNSTKTYLTQQFSSSSSSSG from the coding sequence ATGAGTTCAACGAGTGTATCGAGTTCAACCAGCTCACCGATTTCGTCGCTTGGCGTTGGCTCCGGGCTGGACCTGAGCACCCTGCTGACCAATCTGCAGACGGCGGAGCAAGCCAAGCTCACCCCCATCACCGACGAGCAGACCGCCGCCAACAGCAAGCTGTCGGCCTATGGCGTGTTGCAAAGCGCGCTGGCGTCGTTCCAGTCGGCCTCCGCCGCACTCGGCACGGCCAGCCTGTACAACAGCACCACCACCTCGTCGAGCAACACCAGCGTGCTCACCACCACGTCGGACAATACCGCGGTGGCGGGCAGCTACGCAGTCAACGTATCGCAACTGGCGCAGTCGCAGACGCTGGTCTCGAACGGCATCACCGACAGCACCGGCCAGCAGCTGGGCAGCGCCACCATCCAGATCCAGTTCGGCACCACCACCACCAGCGGCACCACCACCACCTTCACACCCGGCAGCACCGCGGCAACGTCGATCAACATCAACGGCACCAACGACACACTGAGCGGCATCCGCGACGCCATCAATGCCGCCAATGCCGGTGTCACAGCCAGTATCGTCAACGACGGCAGCAGCACGCCCTATCACCTGGTGTTGACCTCGAACTCCACCGGCGCCGCTTCGAGCATGAGCATTTCGGTCAGCAGCAACGGCAGTGGCGACCCCACCACCATCAGCAACCTGCTGACGTATAACCCGGGCGGCACGACGGCGATGACGCAGAACATCGCGGCGCAGGACGCCAAGCTCACCATCAACGGCCTGGCGATCACCAGTGCCAGCAATTCGGTCCAGGGCGCGGCCCAGGGCGTGACCCTCAACCTGGCCACCGCCGGCACCAGCACGGTGAGCGTGGCCAGCAACACCAGCGCCATGGCTACCGGCGTGCAGAGCTTCGTCACCGCGTACAACACGCTGCAGTCCACGGCAGCCCAGCTCTCCGCCTACGACGCGTCCACCAACACCGCCGGTGTGCTGCTGGGCGACTCTACCCTGCGCGTGATCGAGAATCAGCTGCGCAACGTCATCAATACGCCGCAAACGGCGGTCGGCACCACCGGGCTGACCAACCTGACGCAGATCGGCATCAGCTTCAACGCCGACGGCAGCATGGCGCTGGATTCGAGCAAACTGAACGCCGCCCTCTCCAGCAACCGTACGGGCGTAGCCCAGCTGCTGAGCGGTACCGACGGAAAATCGGGCTTCGGCAACCAGCTATCGGCCGCAGCGACCGGCTTTGTCAGCACCACGGGTGCCCTGACGTCCGCCACCAACGGCGTCAACGCAACGCTCAAATCGCTCGCGACCGAGTACACCAATACACAGACCGAGATCAACGCCACCATCGCGCAGTACCAGACCGAATTCCAGAACCTGGATACGCTGATGTCGCAGATGAACTCGACCAAGACTTACCTGACGCAGCAGTTCAGCTCTTCGAGCAGCTCTTCGGGTTGA
- the fliS gene encoding flagellar export chaperone FliS, with amino-acid sequence MYARTAANAYSNVGNETGAMSASPHRLIVMLFDGARAAIARARFHMEAGDVAGKGKAISHAISIVESGLRASLDHGASADLAGNLDALYDYMTRQLMLANLHNDEARLNEVDKLLADIATAWSQIDPTAEPEPAPAAFKPMEALSIGA; translated from the coding sequence ATGTACGCACGCACCGCCGCCAATGCTTATTCCAATGTCGGCAACGAGACAGGGGCCATGAGCGCCTCTCCCCATCGGCTCATCGTCATGCTGTTCGACGGTGCGCGGGCGGCGATTGCCCGAGCCCGCTTCCATATGGAAGCGGGCGATGTTGCCGGCAAGGGCAAGGCCATTTCCCACGCCATCAGCATTGTCGAAAGTGGACTGCGCGCCTCGCTGGATCATGGTGCCAGCGCGGACCTGGCCGGCAATCTCGATGCGCTCTACGACTATATGACCCGGCAACTGATGCTGGCCAACCTGCATAACGACGAGGCCCGCCTGAACGAAGTGGACAAGCTGCTGGCCGACATCGCCACGGCCTGGAGCCAGATCGATCCGACCGCCGAGCCGGAGCCTGCGCCTGCGGCGTTCAAGCCGATGGAAGCTCTCTCAATAGGAGCCTGA
- a CDS encoding flagellar protein FliT, with the protein MLQQKKQIIACYEELMRLSGLMCEAARAGRWDTLCALQTAYVAQVNTLKSIDDVASLSAEERRYRYRMLETILSQDAAIRNLVTPRMEELGYLLNNSRRRQELHHAYGSPA; encoded by the coding sequence ATGTTGCAGCAAAAGAAACAGATCATCGCCTGCTATGAAGAACTGATGCGCCTGTCCGGCCTGATGTGCGAGGCCGCGCGCGCGGGCCGGTGGGATACGCTGTGCGCGCTGCAAACGGCTTACGTCGCCCAGGTCAACACCCTGAAGAGTATCGACGACGTGGCGTCGCTGAGCGCCGAAGAGCGGCGTTACCGCTACCGGATGCTGGAAACCATCCTGTCGCAGGATGCCGCCATCCGCAACCTGGTCACACCCAGGATGGAAGAGCTGGGCTACCTGCTGAATAACTCGCGCCGCCGCCAGGAACTGCATCACGCCTACGGCTCGCCGGCCTGA
- a CDS encoding flagellar hook-length control protein FliK, producing the protein MIGINLPADASLALRTDPQALKSALTVAKLAALQPVGTVTDTEGPSGGGNTVQQGRAATVGAGMPPPTEGAATTSARESLSTAARVILDILDGTDAAPLRSAAPVVAAPPGSGQAASLASALARQVGQSGLFYESHLGQWLNGTRPLDSLMREPQALLGRPPAAPPATTDATQPVLQLTYQPAAGAATPAPAQVAANVAKAAAAVAAESGSLPLPAEGPGADTPAQAQKAAGLYSAPAPGAASTAATPAANPATPSAHLAQQATQAYQAASATPAPRTVHLSADDIFGASKPAADPLQATSATGPAVHPDAATLVRQQLDTLATQQLRWMGEAWPGTPMQWQITREQDDNPARGQGQPDAIADGVWSTRLVLEFPNLGTVEARIKLTGNSIEARLAAPASVNLLAGARAQLQDRLAATGLDLTALAVDGIFQPAGSTRR; encoded by the coding sequence ATGATCGGCATCAACCTTCCGGCAGATGCATCGCTTGCCCTGCGCACGGATCCGCAGGCGCTCAAGTCCGCCCTTACCGTAGCGAAGCTGGCGGCCCTGCAGCCGGTTGGCACCGTCACCGACACCGAGGGGCCTTCCGGGGGTGGCAACACCGTGCAGCAAGGCCGGGCCGCAACGGTCGGTGCCGGCATGCCGCCCCCGACCGAAGGCGCGGCAACAACTTCGGCGCGCGAGTCGCTTAGCACGGCCGCGCGCGTCATCCTCGATATCCTGGACGGCACCGATGCCGCGCCGCTGCGCAGCGCGGCGCCCGTCGTGGCCGCGCCGCCAGGCAGTGGCCAGGCCGCTTCGCTGGCAAGCGCGCTGGCCCGCCAGGTTGGGCAGAGTGGCCTGTTTTATGAGTCGCATCTCGGCCAATGGCTGAATGGCACGCGCCCGCTCGACAGCCTGATGCGCGAGCCCCAGGCCTTGCTGGGGCGCCCGCCCGCTGCCCCGCCAGCCACCACGGATGCCACGCAACCGGTGTTGCAGTTGACGTATCAGCCGGCTGCGGGCGCGGCAACGCCTGCCCCGGCCCAGGTGGCTGCCAATGTCGCCAAGGCCGCCGCCGCCGTCGCGGCGGAGTCAGGCAGCCTTCCCCTTCCCGCGGAAGGTCCCGGTGCCGACACGCCGGCACAAGCGCAGAAAGCTGCGGGCCTTTACTCAGCGCCCGCCCCCGGCGCCGCCTCCACGGCGGCGACGCCTGCCGCAAATCCGGCCACGCCCTCCGCGCATCTCGCCCAGCAGGCAACCCAGGCCTACCAGGCAGCTTCCGCCACGCCAGCGCCGCGTACGGTGCATCTCTCGGCGGACGACATCTTCGGCGCAAGCAAGCCGGCCGCGGACCCGTTGCAAGCCACCAGCGCCACCGGCCCCGCCGTGCATCCCGATGCCGCCACCTTGGTGCGCCAGCAGCTCGACACCCTGGCAACCCAGCAATTGCGCTGGATGGGCGAAGCGTGGCCGGGTACGCCGATGCAATGGCAGATCACGCGTGAGCAAGATGACAACCCCGCGCGCGGGCAGGGCCAGCCGGATGCCATTGCCGACGGCGTCTGGTCGACCCGGCTGGTCCTCGAGTTCCCCAACCTCGGCACCGTGGAGGCCAGAATCAAGCTGACCGGCAACAGCATCGAAGCACGCCTGGCGGCGCCTGCCTCGGTCAACCTCCTGGCCGGCGCGCGCGCGCAGCTCCAGGATCGCCTCGCCGCGACCGGCCTCGATCTCACCGCGTTGGCGGTGGATGGCATCTTCCAACCGGCCGGGAGCACCAGGCGGTGA
- a CDS encoding EscU/YscU/HrcU family type III secretion system export apparatus switch protein, with translation MRQPDDNARGTAVALSYDETRDQSPRVVAKGYGDVADAIIARARDGGVYVHNSPALVTLLMQVDLDSRIPEQLYVAVAELLAWLYQLEKGQAEADTAPAPNPLSPR, from the coding sequence GTGAGACAGCCCGACGACAACGCACGCGGCACTGCGGTAGCGCTGAGCTACGATGAAACGCGCGACCAAAGCCCCCGCGTGGTGGCCAAGGGCTATGGCGACGTGGCCGACGCCATCATCGCCCGCGCCCGCGACGGCGGCGTCTATGTCCACAATTCCCCCGCGCTGGTGACCCTGCTCATGCAGGTCGACCTCGACTCGCGCATCCCGGAGCAGTTGTACGTGGCCGTGGCCGAATTGCTGGCCTGGCTCTATCAGCTGGAAAAAGGCCAGGCCGAAGCCGATACCGCGCCAGCGCCGAATCCGCTCAGCCCTCGCTGA
- a CDS encoding tetratricopeptide repeat protein encodes MKPIQIAPKLPRQIDKARTLYQAGQYRAALREAEKAEQILGKRADASYWQMAARLALEDTKKAGEILRDGLQHFPDDIELMSLGGFVLLRNGEHQQAKRLLQRCVDIDPGSLSAWVHFTALLLELREPAAAKEAALKALAINPDEATAVCNYAIALKETGEMGEVMAPLRKAVKLAPRNLAIRANLLFAMLFAQETTALDLLREAKAYEALLLAGPRFPRDDNAPKRTSGPIRLGLISNDLMRHACSYFVLPLIANLDRARVEVVAFSLHPLSDHVTEKIRLHANQFIELAGKSTADIVEIVRNEQLDVLIDLGGHTGTSPLPYMVHGLAPVQMTWLGYPGSTGLKSIQYRISDWTCDPEGFEPHYAETLLRAPGVFCTYAPLIHSPLKAYGPTYRVRETPALRTGTITFGSCNNLGKVTDQTVALWRTVLERCPNSQLLIEARDIDSEAVRAPLLTRLTQAGIDPDRVVCVPRQAANQYLTYHDIDIVLDTVPLTGGTTTCDALWMGVPVVTLAGSAFHSRMSASFLHALGLDGLSCRNEEEYVDVAVQLAADIGQLNDLRLSLRQRFEQGPLADGAAFARWLEDQLTEAVRPHRQVDSTPGSHDGVYFSDTWHTMAEIVIAIAGLLEAGRYVELRALLETFCAKWPRHWIVPYALAEIEHRNGQHEAAVDYLMESVGLRPYHLPLYRLLSARLDEYQYDKGMLGEFMLQQLGVPLALVEQQGAPTVLEVLGINVGQPVRAEPAHA; translated from the coding sequence ATGAAACCTATCCAGATCGCTCCCAAGTTGCCCCGCCAGATCGACAAGGCTCGCACACTTTATCAAGCCGGCCAGTACCGCGCGGCGCTCAGGGAAGCCGAAAAGGCAGAGCAGATCCTTGGCAAGCGGGCCGACGCCTCCTACTGGCAAATGGCGGCCCGGCTGGCGCTGGAAGACACCAAGAAGGCCGGCGAGATCCTGCGCGACGGGCTGCAGCATTTTCCTGACGATATCGAACTGATGTCCCTCGGCGGCTTCGTCCTGCTGCGCAACGGCGAGCATCAGCAAGCCAAGCGGTTGCTGCAGCGCTGCGTCGACATCGACCCCGGCTCGCTCAGCGCGTGGGTGCACTTTACCGCCCTGCTGCTGGAGCTGCGAGAGCCCGCCGCCGCAAAGGAGGCGGCGCTCAAGGCGCTGGCCATCAATCCGGATGAGGCCACGGCGGTGTGCAACTACGCCATCGCCTTGAAGGAAACCGGCGAAATGGGTGAGGTCATGGCCCCACTCAGGAAGGCCGTGAAGCTGGCCCCGCGCAACCTCGCCATCCGCGCCAACCTGCTGTTCGCCATGCTGTTCGCCCAGGAAACCACGGCGCTAGACCTGCTGCGCGAGGCCAAGGCCTATGAAGCGCTGCTGCTGGCCGGCCCCCGTTTCCCGCGCGACGACAACGCGCCAAAGCGCACTAGCGGGCCGATACGGCTGGGGCTGATCTCGAACGACCTGATGCGCCACGCCTGCTCCTACTTCGTCCTGCCTCTGATCGCGAACCTGGATCGCGCACGGGTGGAAGTGGTGGCGTTCTCGCTGCACCCGCTCAGCGACCATGTGACGGAGAAGATCCGGCTACATGCCAACCAGTTCATCGAACTGGCCGGGAAATCGACTGCCGATATTGTCGAGATTGTCCGCAATGAGCAGCTCGACGTGCTGATCGACCTCGGCGGGCATACCGGGACTTCACCGCTGCCCTATATGGTGCACGGACTGGCGCCGGTGCAGATGACTTGGCTTGGCTATCCCGGCAGCACCGGATTGAAATCCATCCAGTACCGCATCAGCGACTGGACCTGCGACCCTGAAGGGTTCGAGCCGCACTATGCGGAGACCTTGCTCAGGGCGCCCGGCGTCTTTTGCACGTATGCGCCGTTGATACACAGCCCGCTCAAGGCCTACGGCCCCACGTACAGGGTCCGGGAAACGCCTGCGCTGCGTACCGGCACGATTACCTTTGGCTCCTGCAATAACCTGGGCAAGGTCACCGACCAGACCGTGGCGCTGTGGCGCACGGTACTGGAGCGCTGCCCGAACAGCCAGCTGCTGATCGAGGCACGGGACATCGACAGCGAGGCCGTGCGCGCGCCCCTGCTGACACGCCTGACGCAGGCTGGCATCGACCCGGACCGGGTGGTCTGCGTCCCCAGGCAGGCGGCGAACCAATACCTGACCTATCACGACATCGACATTGTGCTGGACACCGTGCCCCTGACCGGCGGCACCACCACGTGCGACGCCTTGTGGATGGGTGTACCGGTGGTCACGCTGGCAGGCTCGGCCTTCCACTCGCGGATGTCCGCCAGTTTCCTGCACGCGCTCGGCCTGGATGGCCTGAGCTGCCGCAATGAAGAGGAATACGTGGACGTGGCCGTGCAACTGGCCGCGGACATCGGCCAGCTCAACGACTTGCGGCTGTCTCTGCGGCAGCGCTTCGAGCAGGGTCCTCTGGCCGATGGCGCCGCCTTCGCGCGCTGGCTGGAAGACCAGCTCACCGAAGCAGTCCGGCCGCACCGCCAGGTCGACAGCACGCCCGGCTCGCACGACGGCGTGTACTTCTCCGACACCTGGCACACCATGGCGGAAATCGTGATTGCCATCGCGGGATTGCTTGAGGCCGGCCGTTACGTGGAACTGCGCGCGCTGCTCGAGACCTTCTGCGCGAAGTGGCCCAGGCACTGGATCGTTCCCTACGCACTCGCCGAGATCGAACATCGCAACGGCCAGCACGAGGCCGCGGTCGATTACCTGATGGAGAGCGTCGGCCTGCGGCCCTATCACCTGCCGCTGTACCGGCTGCTTAGCGCGCGGCTCGACGAATACCAGTACGACAAGGGCATGCTTGGCGAATTCATGCTGCAGCAACTCGGCGTGCCGCTGGCCCTCGTCGAACAGCAGGGTGCGCCAACAGTGCTGGAAGTCCTGGGCATCAACGTCGGGCAGCCAGTGCGAGCCGAGCCGGCACATGCATAG
- a CDS encoding tetratricopeptide repeat protein, with translation MKKVAINPKADRCIKQAETSHYAGRFEEAIAHAEKARKLAPHMAKPYYWAAFSSLELHRLDDAYRFAQEGLAAHPGQPDIASMCARILVAMGKLEDARTMLRDCVASHPQCLEAWANYAIVLNKLGEHAEAKQASLKAIEIAPDHPAILANYANDLKNTGFAEDAIQVLRRAAATAPTNKSIRSNLLFMLLFGEKTSAQDLLAEASRYAQVLARERLPALPMQPRPRSDRIRIGILSNDLYKHACAYFLIPLIANLDRARFEVVALSLHAYHDNVTHKISIYCDRFVSLANKPDGEIVKLIREENVDVLIDLGGYTGSSPLHYMVHGLAPVQLTWLGYPGSTGMPAVQHRVTDWIGDPAGAEPNYTENLLRAPGPFAVYHPLVGNPLTVYQSDYQVRETPALRNGFITFGSCNNIGKLTDRTLRMWSAVLARCPGSRLLVEAAGLDTDEVKVPLLERMAQAGIDTQRVTCIPREGKNQYLTYHDIDIALDTSPVTGGTTTCDTLWMGVPVVSLAGPAFHTRVSAPFLHAVGLGGLVCETEQAYVEMAAQLAADVEQLNALRLSLRHRFEKSAIADVAGFTRWFEDQAAHLVSQHRDVSHLKPRTQDGVFCNGAWHSMEELVLTIGLLLQEGRHIELNSLLENMSAKWSKHWLIAFALGEMAQREGRYDRALELLMEAVNLRPYHLPLYRLLSVRMREGGHDTSPVADILQQQFGLDLALLDSQGKPSTYEILGIQVLEEAA, from the coding sequence ATGAAGAAAGTCGCAATCAATCCCAAGGCGGACCGGTGTATCAAGCAAGCCGAGACCAGTCATTACGCTGGCCGCTTTGAGGAAGCCATCGCCCATGCGGAGAAGGCCAGGAAGCTCGCGCCGCATATGGCCAAGCCCTATTATTGGGCCGCGTTTTCCTCGCTGGAACTGCATCGCCTCGACGATGCCTACCGTTTCGCCCAGGAAGGACTCGCCGCGCATCCCGGCCAGCCCGACATCGCGTCCATGTGCGCGCGCATCCTTGTGGCGATGGGCAAGCTGGAGGACGCCAGGACCATGCTGCGCGACTGCGTGGCATCCCACCCGCAGTGCCTGGAAGCCTGGGCGAACTACGCCATCGTGCTGAACAAGCTGGGCGAGCATGCCGAAGCCAAGCAAGCCTCGCTCAAGGCCATCGAAATCGCTCCGGATCATCCGGCGATCCTGGCCAACTATGCCAACGACCTGAAAAACACTGGCTTTGCCGAGGACGCGATCCAGGTGTTGCGCCGCGCCGCGGCAACCGCGCCAACCAACAAGAGCATCCGCTCAAACCTGCTGTTCATGCTTCTCTTCGGCGAGAAGACGAGCGCGCAAGACTTGCTGGCCGAAGCCTCCAGGTATGCGCAAGTGCTGGCGCGCGAGCGGCTGCCGGCGTTGCCCATGCAGCCCCGCCCCCGCTCGGACAGGATCCGCATCGGCATCCTGTCGAACGACTTGTACAAGCATGCCTGCGCCTACTTCCTGATCCCGCTGATCGCCAACCTCGACCGCGCCAGGTTCGAAGTCGTGGCGCTCAGCCTGCACGCCTATCACGACAACGTCACGCACAAGATATCCATCTACTGCGACCGCTTCGTCAGCCTGGCCAATAAGCCGGATGGTGAAATCGTCAAGCTCATCCGCGAGGAAAACGTCGATGTGCTGATCGACCTTGGCGGATATACGGGCAGCTCGCCGCTGCACTACATGGTCCACGGCCTGGCTCCGGTGCAGCTCACCTGGCTTGGCTATCCTGGCAGCACCGGCATGCCGGCAGTGCAGCATCGCGTGACCGACTGGATCGGGGATCCGGCCGGGGCAGAGCCCAACTACACCGAGAACCTGCTGCGCGCACCCGGCCCGTTTGCCGTCTACCACCCGCTGGTTGGCAATCCGCTGACGGTCTATCAGAGCGATTACCAGGTCAGGGAAACGCCGGCGCTGCGCAACGGCTTCATTACCTTCGGCTCCTGCAACAACATCGGCAAGCTGACCGACCGGACCCTGCGGATGTGGAGCGCCGTCCTGGCGCGCTGCCCTGGCAGCCGGCTGCTGGTCGAGGCGGCGGGGCTCGATACGGATGAAGTGAAGGTGCCGCTACTGGAGCGCATGGCGCAAGCCGGCATCGACACGCAGCGCGTCACCTGCATCCCCCGGGAAGGCAAGAACCAGTACCTGACCTACCACGACATCGATATCGCACTGGATACCTCCCCGGTCACCGGCGGCACCACGACCTGCGACACGCTCTGGATGGGCGTGCCCGTGGTCTCGCTGGCCGGCCCGGCATTCCACACCCGCGTCTCCGCGCCCTTTCTGCACGCCGTAGGCCTGGGCGGCCTGGTCTGCGAAACGGAGCAGGCCTACGTCGAGATGGCCGCGCAGCTTGCCGCGGACGTGGAGCAGCTCAACGCGCTGCGACTCTCCCTGCGGCATCGCTTCGAGAAGAGCGCCATCGCCGACGTGGCCGGCTTCACGCGCTGGTTCGAAGACCAGGCGGCGCATCTGGTCAGCCAGCACCGGGATGTGAGCCACCTCAAGCCGCGTACGCAGGACGGCGTGTTCTGCAATGGCGCCTGGCATTCGATGGAAGAACTGGTGCTGACCATCGGGCTGCTTCTGCAGGAAGGACGTCATATCGAGCTGAACAGCCTGCTGGAAAACATGTCGGCCAAGTGGAGCAAGCACTGGCTGATCGCCTTCGCGCTGGGTGAGATGGCCCAGCGCGAAGGCCGCTACGACCGCGCGCTCGAACTACTGATGGAAGCCGTCAACCTGCGTCCGTACCACCTGCCGCTCTACCGCCTGCTCAGCGTGCGGATGCGCGAAGGCGGTCATGACACGAGTCCCGTGGCCGATATCCTGCAGCAGCAGTTCGGCCTCGACCTGGCCCTGCTCGATAGCCAGGGCAAACCTTCGACCTACGAAATCCTGGGCATCCAGGTGCTGGAGGAAGCAGCATGA